One region of Acidobacteriota bacterium genomic DNA includes:
- a CDS encoding alpha-D-glucose phosphate-specific phosphoglucomutase codes for MDIRTLPTTPFTDQKPGTSGLRKAVTVFQQPHYLENFVQSIFDSLEGFSGQTLVLGGDGRYHNRHAIQTILKMAAANGWGKILVGQGGILSTPAVSCIIRKYNAFGGIILSASHNPGGPHGDFGIKYNISNGGPAPEKVTEAIFARTKTIAEYQILDAPDINLDQLGTSTLGNTAVEVVDSVADYAELMETLFDFAAIRELVTSGSFRMAIDSMHAVTGPYAREIFEHRLGAPAGTVMNGIPLEDFGNGHPDPNLVYAHELVEKLFGDDVPDFGAASDGDGDRNMVLGGNFFVTPSDSLAVLAANATLVPGYRNGIAGVARSMPTSQAADRVAAKLGINCFETPTGWKFFGNLLDAGTATLCGEESFGTGSNHVREKDGLWAVLFWLNILAVRKQSVAEIVREHWQTYGRNYYSRHDYEEIAIEPANQLMNQLRAALGEMPGKTLGSYQVEYADDFSYTDPVDGSVSQKQGVRIGFTDGSRIVFRLSGTGTKGATLRVYFEKYEPDASNHGLDPQTALADLITIADDGVQGSGFRVQGSGFRVQGSGFRVQGSGFRVQGSGFRVQGSGFRVFERELIQHTYVL; via the coding sequence ATGGATATTCGGACCCTTCCGACAACGCCGTTTACTGACCAGAAGCCCGGTACTTCGGGCCTGCGCAAAGCAGTGACGGTCTTTCAGCAACCGCACTATCTGGAAAATTTTGTTCAATCCATTTTTGATTCGCTCGAAGGTTTTTCTGGCCAAACTCTGGTGCTTGGCGGAGATGGCCGGTATCACAACCGCCACGCCATTCAAACCATTTTGAAAATGGCCGCGGCCAACGGCTGGGGAAAAATCCTGGTTGGTCAAGGCGGTATCCTCTCAACACCCGCAGTATCGTGCATCATCCGCAAGTACAATGCATTCGGAGGCATTATCCTTTCCGCTTCGCATAACCCCGGCGGGCCACATGGTGATTTCGGAATCAAATACAACATCAGCAACGGCGGCCCGGCACCGGAAAAAGTGACCGAAGCCATTTTTGCCCGCACCAAAACGATTGCTGAATACCAAATCCTCGATGCTCCCGACATTAATCTTGACCAGTTGGGAACATCAACGCTTGGAAACACTGCCGTTGAAGTGGTTGATTCAGTGGCGGATTATGCCGAATTGATGGAAACACTCTTTGATTTTGCGGCCATCCGCGAGCTGGTCACGTCTGGTTCATTTCGAATGGCAATTGACTCGATGCACGCAGTCACTGGCCCGTATGCGCGTGAAATCTTTGAACATCGCCTGGGTGCCCCAGCCGGCACCGTGATGAATGGCATCCCGCTTGAAGATTTCGGCAATGGACATCCAGACCCAAATCTGGTGTATGCCCACGAACTGGTTGAAAAGCTGTTTGGTGATGACGTGCCGGATTTTGGTGCGGCTTCAGATGGCGACGGCGACCGGAACATGGTGCTCGGAGGAAACTTCTTTGTCACTCCGAGTGACAGTCTGGCGGTCCTGGCAGCTAATGCGACCCTGGTGCCTGGCTACCGGAACGGCATCGCCGGCGTGGCACGCTCAATGCCAACCAGTCAGGCAGCGGACCGGGTTGCAGCCAAACTTGGAATCAATTGTTTTGAGACGCCAACCGGATGGAAATTCTTTGGGAATCTTCTGGATGCCGGCACGGCTACCCTGTGCGGCGAAGAGAGTTTTGGCACGGGCTCAAATCACGTTCGCGAAAAAGACGGCCTGTGGGCGGTGCTTTTCTGGCTCAATATCCTGGCGGTGAGAAAACAATCGGTGGCTGAAATCGTCCGCGAACACTGGCAAACCTATGGCCGGAATTACTACTCCCGGCACGATTATGAAGAAATCGCCATCGAACCAGCCAATCAACTGATGAATCAACTTCGGGCGGCCCTGGGCGAAATGCCAGGAAAAACACTTGGAAGCTATCAGGTCGAATATGCCGATGATTTTAGCTACACCGACCCGGTGGACGGGAGCGTGAGCCAGAAACAAGGTGTCAGAATTGGATTTACCGACGGTTCGCGGATTGTCTTCCGGCTCTCAGGCACTGGAACGAAGGGCGCAACGCTTCGGGTGTATTTTGAAAAGTATGAACCTGATGCCAGCAACCATGGCCTGGATCCACAAACGGCCCTGGCCGACCTGATTACGATTGCCGATGACGGGGTTCAGGGTTCAGGGTTCAGGGTTCAGGGTTCAGGGTTCAGGGTTCAGGGTTCAGGGTTCAGGGTTCAGGGTTCAGGGTTCAGGGTTCAGGGTTCAGGGTTCAGGGTTC